ACGGTTCGGTATTCTTGTTTGGTTCGATATGGTTTCGGTACGTTTTCGGTTCTAACCAAACTAATATGAGACGATAGTGGGGAATCGGTTGAGTTCATGTCGCTTAACTCTTAGAAGCATGATAACATTGTTGCAATCGAATTTCTAGATTAGTCTTGCAATACATCGCCAGAATATATTTACAATGGTTCCAGTGAAGAGGAGTCATCAATCATATGTTAATATTCTCTACTTTAAAATGGAAGCAGGCCATAGGAAAATTACTTCCTTCTTTTACATGTGGAAAGAATATCTATTGCATTCGAAAAGGTTAAGGCAATTGTTTCAAGAACATATGAATGTTGCACTgcaaaatctggaaaaaaaaactaactaaagaAATTATTGCTCCAACAATAAAAGAAAAGGCAACGGAATAAAGACTTATTGAGGTTGAAGTCTATAACACATGTAATGATGCATAAAAACAATTTCAACAATTAACAAATAGAACCGCCATCACCACCTCAGCTAGAGTAGCCTAATACACCAATTGTTGCAATTTTTTTAGATAAATCTAGGGTTAGAAAATAGAAATAAGGGAAAGGGGATAAGCAGAAGCTACTGTCGTAACTCTAAGTCTCTAAGCCTTTAAGCCTAAGGGACTAAGGGAATTAGGGAATTAGGGAACTAGGGGACTTGGGgtgttggacttaggcttattggGCTGGAAAATAGAAATAGAGGTGGGCTTAGAATTAAATACCGAAATATCAAAAACTCAATATCGAGTACCgtatcaaaatacaaaaatacgaaAACAGTTGTACCGAATAATACCGAAATACTGAAAAAACCGATActgaaataccaaattaattcggTCAGGTTCAAAATTCGATTTTTCGAATTTTATACCCACCCTTACTAATAACAAAGGCATGTTTGAGACCAAATTCAAAATAAGGACAAATTTGCTCTATTTCTCATAGTTAAGGTGCATTTTTTCACACACATACCGAGGACATGATCCtagataggaaggtgtggagatTGAGAATTAAGATAGAACGCTAGGTAGCCGAACTTTGTCCTTGCTTGTTCCAATAGTTTTAATGCATTCCTCAATGTTAGTCTTCTATTTTCTTATTATTAGATTTTTGTTATTACTTATTATCTCTTTTACTTCGGTTTTCAATTTGGTTCGCTGGTGTTGTTGCTTGATGTTACACCTTCCTCTCTATCTTTCCTGAGTCGGGAATTTTCCGCAAACAACCTCCCTATCTTCTtaagataggggtaaggtctgcgtacactcccTACCCTCACCAGACACCATTAGTGGGATTGCActaggttttttgttgttgttgttgttgttgctcaaAACTTATATACATAGAACTCTCAATGCACACACACAAAGACACACATATGTATTTGAGCGTACGTGTGCGCATGTATTATCTGTATGTACACACATATATAACCTGAGTTTACACCCATTTTTGTTACAAAGACAGACGCAGTAGTACTCTTGAGTCAGTTTACTTGAAATCCACAATCAACCAATGCATACTCCATAAATTTCTTTCCCAAGATGTTGCCTTTTTCCCCTTAAGCCAAGCTCTCATTTAACATCAGTAACCCGATCCTTTACTACACTTGCAAAGTACTATCCCCTTTGTTGTCATGGGTTTCatggatttgtccatttaaaaaatGCCTCACAAAGCAAAGAGATTCTCTATTTACTATTAATAGCCCCTCATTTTGGAACACTGTTGGCCTCCGTTCTCAATTGGGACACATGTTTCTAGTTCACACAACAAAACCATCCAACAAAAAAAAGCAATAACAATGTAACTAATATTGACTCAGTAAGAGGAAAATAGAAAAAACAATAATTGGAACGGGTAAAAAGAAGGCACATACTCTTGACAGAAGAACCAAGGGGTTGACCTGGCTCGGGAGTAACATAGGGATTAGACTCAGCAGGCATAGTAGTCGCAGCGCTGCTTGAGATAGGCGCAGGTCCTTCCGATGCAGAAGGTGACCTTGGTTGTTGTTGAGGCTGTGGTTGTGGTTGCGGCGGCTGCTGAGATGGAGGATTCGATTCGACAGGAACCGAAGTCCACGTCTCAGATACAGGAGCGACGTCGTTCGGATCAAGCTTTGGGTACGGAGCGTACTCGGAAGAATGGGGATGATCTGACGGAAGATTAGGATAAGGGTTAGGGTTTGGGCTGGGGTTAGGGTTCATGGTGGAAACTTCAAATGGAGGAAGTATTGGATCGAACTTGGTGCGTGAAGATAGAAGCCGAGATGGAGAAGGCTCTATTGAATTTTGAGAATTTGGGGGAATCGTGACGACGATTGGGGTGTACGCGGAGGATGACAATTTGTTCGAATGGTCGACCGCTCGCAGAATATTTCGTAATATCTTAATATTTGATTTGGCTTAATCTTAAAGGAGTAATAATTTTTTGTCCTAAAATTAGTAGGGGTTTTAACACAGTTAcccataaaaataaaattatttatccttgtttattatttttttacctacccataaactaattacatttcctatCCATAATAGGTTTTGTggggaattttttctttattctctaattcttttttatttctatgcttcttttcttttattttttcttttttttctcgttttcttcttattttttttcttttttccttttgtaattttatttaacttctgtttttttatattctttttttcttcataatctaatttcatttactgcTTTCActaattttttattattctttttttatattattactaaagaaaaactaaattgtgtaccaattaaatatagttaatacaaccaaaaaaatattaactaacatatgatatcagtatagtatatagctacaccaacagggtatacaattgtacgcaaagagttaaaaaaaatttaattcaattattaaactgaaataatattagttgtcaaaaaaattaaaatttctaAAAGGACCTAATTGTAAGAGTATACCATTACATCATATAGCATACTataaatttttttcctttttaagttTGCCCCTCACACTTGGGTAAAAgcttaaaacaaattaaaagggaaaagacaagtgaatttacgggtaataagtatactattatagtatattgtatactattacaaCATATTGTTAGAGTATCTTgcatattattacagtataccataacaatatattgtatactataatagtatactgttgcagtataactatatactcctaTAGTATATTAGTATACTGTAGCGGTATATTATTTTGTAAACTATAATAGTATAGTGTTGCActatagctatatactcctatAGCATATTGTATACCGTAGCGGTATATTGTAGCagtgttcttcttcgattttcaacTAAAAATTTCGTtctcaatcacctcaaatcagctCTAAATGTtatcaaatttcagtatgaaattccagaaggtactataagcaatatttaacagcacccactttgaatcaaacaagaaatcttcaaaaataaaattgagcTTCAAGCCCAACAATGGTAGGATCATGGAGGCCTTCAACTATTTGACAGCATGTTGACGGCTCGAGTTTATCCGACAAATTTCACTTATACAACGTTGTTGAGTGCTTGTAGCAGGTTGAGAGATGGTCTTGCAGGGGAAGCAACTCATGTTAAAGTAATTGTTTCCGGGATTGCACCAGATTTGCCCTTGTACAATGCGCTGCTCGACATGTATTCTAGTTGTGGTGATAGTGAAGCAGCTTTGAAAATCTtcg
The Nicotiana sylvestris chromosome 11, ASM39365v2, whole genome shotgun sequence DNA segment above includes these coding regions:
- the LOC138881067 gene encoding pentatricopeptide repeat-containing protein At3g50420-like, translated to MLTARVYPTNFTYTTLLSACSRLRDGLAGEATHVKVIVSGIAPDLPLYNALLDMYSSCGDSEAALKIFGKIKKPDPISWNSMISGYANNGDGEMAEGKRDGELEENKGE